The following coding sequences lie in one Zingiber officinale cultivar Zhangliang chromosome 2B, Zo_v1.1, whole genome shotgun sequence genomic window:
- the LOC122046834 gene encoding vacuolar cation/proton exchanger 2-like isoform X3 — translation MRISPASLLCSFESILIVDQSIAQTGLLKTLALVLPEQKKKVTPNKMMDVELPEDEGTSTPLSARNMQAFEHVGSFAAVAQYNPRRTNRILMSTYTVLVKAKTNVLLPFGPIAIMLHYLTGKQGWVFFFSLIGITPLAERLGYATEQLAFYTGPLVGGLLNATFGNATEMIISIYALHNRMIRVVQLSLLGSILSNMLLVLGCSFFAGGIVHCNKVQTFNKASAAMNSGLLLMAVMGLMFPAVLHFTHSELHYIRSELALSRFSSCIMLVAYACYLFFQLKGQNNAYKPIDEEEVQNKDSDEEDAPEITQLEAIFWLAILGVWISILSGYVVDTIEGASESMNMPVAFISVILLPIAGNAADTSAIMFAMKDKLDITLGVAVGSSTQILMFMIPFSVVVGWMMGKPMDLNFQLFETATLFMTVLVVASLLQEGTSNYFKGLMLILCYLIIAASFFVHIDPAPSDVP, via the exons ATGAGGATCAGCCCAGCAAGTTTACTGTGCAGCTTCGAATCAATCTTGATTGTTGATCAATCAATTGCTCAAACTG GTCTACTGAAGACGCTAGCGCTAGTGTTGccagagcaaaaaaaaaaa GTGACACCTAACAAGATGATGGATGTTGAACTCCCAGAAGATGAAGGTACTAGTACACCGCTGAGTGCAAGGAATATGCAGGCATTTGAGCACGTTGGATCATTTGCTGCTGTTGCTCAATATAACCCTAGGAGAACAAATAGGATTCTAATGAGTACTTACACAGTGCTAGTCAAGGCGAAAACCAATGTGCTATTACCTTTTGGACCTATAGCCATCATGCTTCACTATCTTACTGGAAAGCAA GGATGGGTTTTCTTTTTCAGTTTGATTGGAATCACACCTTTAGCTGAGCGTTTGGGATATGCAACTGA ACAGTTGGCATTTTATACTGGTCCTCTAG TTGGAGGCCTTCTGAATGCTACATTTggaaatgcaactgaaatgataATATCAATATATGCATTGCATAACAGAATGATTCGTGTTGTTCAGCTATCCTTGTTGGGCTCCATATTGTCAAACATGCTTTTAGTTCTGGGATGTTCTTTTTTCGCTGGTGGAATTGTTCATTGCAACAAAGTTCAGACCTTTAATAAG GCTTCAGCTGCAATGAACTCAGGATTGCTGCTCATGGCAGTGATGGGCCTGATGTTTCCGGCAGTGCTTCATTTTACTCATTCAGAACTACATTATATAAGATCAGAGCTAGCTCTTTCAAGATTCAGCAGTTGTATCATGCTTGTGGCTTATGCTTGCTACTTATTTTTCCAATTAAAGGGTCAGAACAATGCCTACAAACCAATTGATGAA GAAGAGGTACAAAATAAGGATAGTGATGAAGAGGATGCACCTGAGATTACTCAATTAGAGGCAATATTCTGGCTCGCAATCTTGGGTGTTTGGATTTCTATACTTTCTGGTTACGTTGTGGATACTATAGAG GGAGCTTCCGAATCCATGAACATGCCTGTGGCTTTTATCAGTGTTATTTTGCTTCCTATTGCTGGAAATGCAGCTGATACTAGTGCAATAATGTTTGCCATGAAAGACAAACTT GACATCACATTGGGTGTAGCTGTTGGATCATCTACACAGATATTAATGTTCATG ATTCCTTTCTCGGTTGTAGTTGGTTGGATGATGGGAAAGCCAATGGACTTGAACTTTCAATTATTTGAAACAGCCACCCTGTTTATGACAGTATTGGTTGTAGCATCTCTGTTGCAG GAAGGTACTTCAAACTATTTCAAGGGGTTGATGCTTATTTTATGCTACCTCATTATTGCTGCGAGTTTCTTTGTACATATTGATCCTGCACCAA GTGATGTTCCATGA
- the LOC122046834 gene encoding vacuolar cation/proton exchanger 2-like isoform X2: protein MMDVELPEDEGTSTPLSARNMQAFEHVGSFAAVAQYNPRRTNRILMSTYTVLVKAKTNVLLPFGPIAIMLHYLTGKQGWVFFFSLIGITPLAERLGYATEQLAFYTGPLVGGLLNATFGNATEMIISIYALHNRMIRVVQLSLLGSILSNMLLVLGCSFFAGGIVHCNKVQTFNKASAAMNSGLLLMAVMGLMFPAVLHFTHSELHYIRSELALSRFSSCIMLVAYACYLFFQLKGQNNAYKPIDEEEVQNKDSDEEDAPEITQLEAIFWLAILGVWISILSGYVVDTIEGASESMNMPVAFISVILLPIAGNAADTSAIMFAMKDKLDITLGVAVGSSTQILMFMIPFSVVVGWMMGKPMDLNFQLFETATLFMTVLVVASLLQEGTSNYFKGLMLILCYLIIAASFFVHIDPAPSKWIITCIQANLNRDMNWKSHVMWYCPSALTQQSMMSQVSLDLQVLPNLTSCLLQNISISQHP, encoded by the exons ATGATGGATGTTGAACTCCCAGAAGATGAAGGTACTAGTACACCGCTGAGTGCAAGGAATATGCAGGCATTTGAGCACGTTGGATCATTTGCTGCTGTTGCTCAATATAACCCTAGGAGAACAAATAGGATTCTAATGAGTACTTACACAGTGCTAGTCAAGGCGAAAACCAATGTGCTATTACCTTTTGGACCTATAGCCATCATGCTTCACTATCTTACTGGAAAGCAA GGATGGGTTTTCTTTTTCAGTTTGATTGGAATCACACCTTTAGCTGAGCGTTTGGGATATGCAACTGA ACAGTTGGCATTTTATACTGGTCCTCTAG TTGGAGGCCTTCTGAATGCTACATTTggaaatgcaactgaaatgataATATCAATATATGCATTGCATAACAGAATGATTCGTGTTGTTCAGCTATCCTTGTTGGGCTCCATATTGTCAAACATGCTTTTAGTTCTGGGATGTTCTTTTTTCGCTGGTGGAATTGTTCATTGCAACAAAGTTCAGACCTTTAATAAG GCTTCAGCTGCAATGAACTCAGGATTGCTGCTCATGGCAGTGATGGGCCTGATGTTTCCGGCAGTGCTTCATTTTACTCATTCAGAACTACATTATATAAGATCAGAGCTAGCTCTTTCAAGATTCAGCAGTTGTATCATGCTTGTGGCTTATGCTTGCTACTTATTTTTCCAATTAAAGGGTCAGAACAATGCCTACAAACCAATTGATGAA GAAGAGGTACAAAATAAGGATAGTGATGAAGAGGATGCACCTGAGATTACTCAATTAGAGGCAATATTCTGGCTCGCAATCTTGGGTGTTTGGATTTCTATACTTTCTGGTTACGTTGTGGATACTATAGAG GGAGCTTCCGAATCCATGAACATGCCTGTGGCTTTTATCAGTGTTATTTTGCTTCCTATTGCTGGAAATGCAGCTGATACTAGTGCAATAATGTTTGCCATGAAAGACAAACTT GACATCACATTGGGTGTAGCTGTTGGATCATCTACACAGATATTAATGTTCATG ATTCCTTTCTCGGTTGTAGTTGGTTGGATGATGGGAAAGCCAATGGACTTGAACTTTCAATTATTTGAAACAGCCACCCTGTTTATGACAGTATTGGTTGTAGCATCTCTGTTGCAG GAAGGTACTTCAAACTATTTCAAGGGGTTGATGCTTATTTTATGCTACCTCATTATTGCTGCGAGTTTCTTTGTACATATTGATCCTGCACCAAGTAAGTGGATCATAACTTGTATTCAAGCCAATCTAAATAGAGATATGAACTGGAAAAGTCATGTAATGTGGTATTGTCCTTCAGCTCTCACGCAACAAAGTATGATGTCCCAAGTGAGCTTGGACTTACAAGTTTTGCCAAATCTGACATCATGTTTACTACAAAATATTTCCATTTCTCAGCATCCATGA
- the LOC122046834 gene encoding vacuolar cation/proton exchanger 2-like isoform X1, whose translation MRISPASLLCSFESILIVDQSIAQTGLLKTLALVLPEQKKKVTPNKMMDVELPEDEGTSTPLSARNMQAFEHVGSFAAVAQYNPRRTNRILMSTYTVLVKAKTNVLLPFGPIAIMLHYLTGKQGWVFFFSLIGITPLAERLGYATEQLAFYTGPLVGGLLNATFGNATEMIISIYALHNRMIRVVQLSLLGSILSNMLLVLGCSFFAGGIVHCNKVQTFNKASAAMNSGLLLMAVMGLMFPAVLHFTHSELHYIRSELALSRFSSCIMLVAYACYLFFQLKGQNNAYKPIDEEEVQNKDSDEEDAPEITQLEAIFWLAILGVWISILSGYVVDTIEGASESMNMPVAFISVILLPIAGNAADTSAIMFAMKDKLDITLGVAVGSSTQILMFMIPFSVVVGWMMGKPMDLNFQLFETATLFMTVLVVASLLQEGTSNYFKGLMLILCYLIIAASFFVHIDPAPSKWIITCIQANLNRDMNWKSHVMWYCPSALTQQSMMSQVSLDLQVLPNLTSCLLQNISISQHP comes from the exons ATGAGGATCAGCCCAGCAAGTTTACTGTGCAGCTTCGAATCAATCTTGATTGTTGATCAATCAATTGCTCAAACTG GTCTACTGAAGACGCTAGCGCTAGTGTTGccagagcaaaaaaaaaaa GTGACACCTAACAAGATGATGGATGTTGAACTCCCAGAAGATGAAGGTACTAGTACACCGCTGAGTGCAAGGAATATGCAGGCATTTGAGCACGTTGGATCATTTGCTGCTGTTGCTCAATATAACCCTAGGAGAACAAATAGGATTCTAATGAGTACTTACACAGTGCTAGTCAAGGCGAAAACCAATGTGCTATTACCTTTTGGACCTATAGCCATCATGCTTCACTATCTTACTGGAAAGCAA GGATGGGTTTTCTTTTTCAGTTTGATTGGAATCACACCTTTAGCTGAGCGTTTGGGATATGCAACTGA ACAGTTGGCATTTTATACTGGTCCTCTAG TTGGAGGCCTTCTGAATGCTACATTTggaaatgcaactgaaatgataATATCAATATATGCATTGCATAACAGAATGATTCGTGTTGTTCAGCTATCCTTGTTGGGCTCCATATTGTCAAACATGCTTTTAGTTCTGGGATGTTCTTTTTTCGCTGGTGGAATTGTTCATTGCAACAAAGTTCAGACCTTTAATAAG GCTTCAGCTGCAATGAACTCAGGATTGCTGCTCATGGCAGTGATGGGCCTGATGTTTCCGGCAGTGCTTCATTTTACTCATTCAGAACTACATTATATAAGATCAGAGCTAGCTCTTTCAAGATTCAGCAGTTGTATCATGCTTGTGGCTTATGCTTGCTACTTATTTTTCCAATTAAAGGGTCAGAACAATGCCTACAAACCAATTGATGAA GAAGAGGTACAAAATAAGGATAGTGATGAAGAGGATGCACCTGAGATTACTCAATTAGAGGCAATATTCTGGCTCGCAATCTTGGGTGTTTGGATTTCTATACTTTCTGGTTACGTTGTGGATACTATAGAG GGAGCTTCCGAATCCATGAACATGCCTGTGGCTTTTATCAGTGTTATTTTGCTTCCTATTGCTGGAAATGCAGCTGATACTAGTGCAATAATGTTTGCCATGAAAGACAAACTT GACATCACATTGGGTGTAGCTGTTGGATCATCTACACAGATATTAATGTTCATG ATTCCTTTCTCGGTTGTAGTTGGTTGGATGATGGGAAAGCCAATGGACTTGAACTTTCAATTATTTGAAACAGCCACCCTGTTTATGACAGTATTGGTTGTAGCATCTCTGTTGCAG GAAGGTACTTCAAACTATTTCAAGGGGTTGATGCTTATTTTATGCTACCTCATTATTGCTGCGAGTTTCTTTGTACATATTGATCCTGCACCAAGTAAGTGGATCATAACTTGTATTCAAGCCAATCTAAATAGAGATATGAACTGGAAAAGTCATGTAATGTGGTATTGTCCTTCAGCTCTCACGCAACAAAGTATGATGTCCCAAGTGAGCTTGGACTTACAAGTTTTGCCAAATCTGACATCATGTTTACTACAAAATATTTCCATTTCTCAGCATCCATGA
- the LOC122046835 gene encoding transmembrane emp24 domain-containing protein p24delta9-like: MGERSTSTSGAGGRFLVSLLFAAVSATALRFELESGFTKCISEDIKLHEVAVGKYSLASLSDDVPLPDSHRVSVKVTSPYGNSIHYADQVDSGNFAFTSNEAGDYLACFSAHDQKPPVRMAVEFEWRTGFAAKDWTGVANKGQIEAMELELKKLEDVVKSIHDEMFYLREREEQMQDMNRSTNSRMAWLSFLSLSVCLSVAGLQLWHLKKFFEKKKLL, from the exons ATGGGAGAGAGAAGCACGTCCACAAGTGGAGCAGGAGGCCGCTTCCTGGTCTCCCTGCTGTTCGCGGCGGTTTCTGCCACCGCCCTCCGTTTCGAGCTCGAATCAGGCTTCACCAAATGCATCTCCGAGGACATCAAGCTCCACGAAGTCGCCGTCGGCAAGTACTCCCTCGCCAGCCTCTCCGATGACGTCCCCCTCCCCGACTCCCACAGGGTCTCCGTCAAG GTTACCTCACCGTACGGGAACAGCATCCATTACGCGGATCAGGTGGATTCGGGCAACTTCGCCTTCACCTCGAACGAGGCTGGCGACTACCTCGCGTGCTTCTCGGCCCACGACCAAAAGCCCCCCGTCAGGATGGCGGTGGAGTTCGAGTGGCGGACCGGCTTTGCCGCCAAGGACTGGACTGGCGTTGCCAACAAGGGGCAGATTGAG GCTATGGAACTGGAGTTGAAGAAGCTGGAAGATGTCGTGAAGTCCATCCATGATGAAATGTTTTATCTCCGCGAAAG AGAGGAGCAAATGCAGGACATGAACAGATCGACTAACTCAAGGATGGCTTGGCTGAGTTTCCTTTCACTTTCTGTCTGTCTTTCAGTGGCTGGCTTGCAGCTATGGCATCTGAAGAAGTTTTTCGAGAAAAAGAAGCTTCTTTAA